The Raphanus sativus cultivar WK10039 chromosome 2, ASM80110v3, whole genome shotgun sequence genome includes a region encoding these proteins:
- the LOC130508310 gene encoding alanine--glyoxylate aminotransferase 2 homolog 1, mitochondrial-like: protein MMRQLVKRVVNRASASSSPAISIFRSGFATSSPTPQIPPFDYEARPYNGPSAEEVFEKRKKFLGPSLFHFYQKPLNIVEGKMQYLFDESGRRYLDAFAGIVTVSCGHCHPDILNAINEQSKLLQHATTIYLHHAIGDFAEALAAKMPANLKVVYFVNSGSEANELAMMMARLYTNSLEMISLRNAYHGGSSNTIGLTALNTWKYPLPQGEIHHVVNPDPYRGVFGSDGSMYAKDVQDHIDYGTSGKVAGFIAETIQGVGGAVELAPGYLKSVYDIVRKAGGVCIADEVQTGFGRTGSHYWGFQTQDVVPDIVTMAKGIGNGLPLGAVVTTPEIASVLATKIQFNTFGGNPVCSAGGHAVLKVIDKERRQTHCAEVGSHLIQRLKDLQKRHDIIGDVRGRGLMVGIELVSDRKDKTPAKAETAVLFEQLRELGILVGKGGLHGNVFRIKPPMCFTKDDADFLVDALDYSISRL from the exons ATGATGAGGCAGTTGGTGAAGAGAGTTGTCAATAGAGCTTCAGCTTCCTCCAGCCCTGCCATCTCCATCTTCCGCTCTGGTTTCGCCACCTCCTCCCCTACGCCGCAGATTCCGCCGTTCGATTACGAGGCGCGGCCGTATAATGGTCCCTCCGCCGAAGAAGTTTTCGAGAAACGGAAGAAGTTTCTGGGACCTTCTCTTTTCCATTTCTACCAAAAGCCT CTTAACATCGTGGAAGGGAAGATGCAGTACTTGTTTGATGAGAGTGGTAGGCGATACCTTGATGCCTTTGCTGGAATTGTCACTGTCTCCTGCGGTCACTGCCATCCCGACATTCTCAATGCTATTAATGAACAGAGCAAGCTTCTTCAGCACGCCACCACCATCTACCTACATCATGCTATTGGCGATTTCGCTGAAGCTTTAGCTGCTAAGATGCCTGCTAACCTTAAG GTTGTCTACTTTGTAAACTCTGGCTCGGAAGCTAATGAGCTAGCAATGATGATGGCTAGGCTCTACACTAATAGCCTTGAGATGATTTCTTTGAGAAATGCTTATCATGGTGGAAGTTCTAACACTATTGGACTCACTGCTCTCAACACTTGGAAGTACCCGTTACCACAG GGAGAAATCCATCACGTCGTAAATCCAGATCCATACCGTGGAGTTTTTGGTTCTGATGGTTCTATGTATGCTAAAGATGTTCAAGACCATATCGACTATGGTACTTCTGGAAAAGTCGCTGGATTTATCGCTGAGACCATCCAG GGGGTGGGAGGAGCTGTAGAATTGGCTCCTGGTTACTTAAAGTCGGTTTATGACATTGTCCGCAAAGCTGGTGGTGTATGCATCGCCGATGAGGTCCAAACTGGATTTGGCCGCACAGGAAGTCATTATTGGGGTTTCCAGACCCAAGATGTAGTACCCGACATAGTCACAATGGCAAAG GGAATTGGAAATGGATTGCCATTAGGAGCTGTGGTGACTACACCAGAAATCGCTAGCGTATTAGCTACAAAGATTCAGTTCAACACGTTTGGTGGGAACCCGGTCTGTTCAGCTGGTGGACATGCTGTTCTAAAGGTTATTGATAAGGAGAGACGCCAAACACACTGCGCTGAAGTTGGTTCCCACCTTATTCAACGTTTGAAAGATCTCCAGAAAAGACATGATA TCATTGGAGATGTGAGAGGAAGAGGATTAATGGTTGGGATAGAGCTTGTGTCTGACAGGAAGGACAAGACACCAGCCAAGGCTGAAACAGCTGTCTTGTTTGAGCAACTTAGAG AATTGGGCATTCTCGTTGGAAAAGGAGGACTTCATGGGAATGTTTTCAGGATAAAGCCACCAATGTGTTTCACCAAAGACGACGCAG ATTTCTTGGTAGATGCATTGGACTATTCCATCTCCAGGTTGTGA
- the LOC130508309 gene encoding glutathione hydrolase 1-like yields MNSMWLVRTAIALLLIVFLQNAAAQKRPQQSIVKSRGAVATDDGRCSVIGMSILRQGGNAIDASVAAALCLGVVSPASSGIGGGAFTVVKIAGGKAIAYDSRETAPLRATEDMYGNNPDLKKKGALSAGVPGEVAGLFTAWKQHGKLPWKQLVTPAEKLAEGFRVSKYLYMQMNATRSDILADKGLSELFVSNGELKKPGTIIHNRKLAFTLKQIGEYGSKAFYNGTVGVSLARDISKAGGIITLKDLQSYRVKVSKPLSANILGYELLGMPPPSSGGAAMMLVLNILSQYGIPSGVSGSLGVHRLIEALKHAFAVRMNLGDPDFVDVTKVVSDMLSPEFAKDLKKKINDDKTFDPKYYGGIWNQINDHGTSHLSIIDRERNAVSMTSTINGYFGAVMLSPSTGIVLNNEMDDFSIPTKSTGNLNVPPPAPVNFIRPGKRPLSSMSPTIVLKDGKVKAAVGASGGANIIAGTIEVFLNHFFLNMDPLSSVLAPRIYHQLIPNRVSFENWTTVFSDHFEVPKETRVVLEKKGHVLTPIAGGTIAQFIVQESDGNAGGMSKLVAVSDPRKGGFPSGY; encoded by the exons CAATGTGGCTGGTTCGAACAGCGATCGCTCTTCTTCTAATCGTTTTTCTGCAAAACGCTGCGGCTCAGAAAAGACCGCAACAAAGTATAGTCAAGTCTCGGGGTGCGGTTGCGACCGACGATGGACGGTGTTCTGTGATCGGGATGAGTATTCTTCGACAAGGAGGAAACGCTATTGATGCGTCCGTGGCAGCTGCTCTCTGTTTAGGCGTCGTGAGTCCAGCCTCTAGTGGGATAGGAGGTGGAGCTTTTACAGTGGTTAAGATAGCTGGCGGGAAGGCTATTGCTTATGATTCTAGAGAAACAGCTCCTCTCCGCGCCACTGAG GATATGTATGGAAACAATCCTGATCTAAAGAAGAAAGGAGCCTTATCAGCAGGTGTTCCTGGGGAAGTCGCAGGATTATTCACAGCCTGGAAACAACACGGAAAGCTCCCATGGAAGCAGTTAGTGACTCCTGCAGAGAAACTCGCAGAAGGATTCAGGGTTTCAAAGTATCTCTACATGCAGATGAACGCCACAAGAAGCGATATCTTGGCAGACAAAGGTCTCTCTGAGCTATTCGTTTCAAATGGAGAGCTCAAGAAACCAGGAACAATCATCCATAACAGAAAATTGGCTTTCACACTCAAGCAAATCGGTGAATATGGTTCAAAAGCGTTTTACAATGGCACGGTTGGAGTAAGCCTAGCTAGAGATATTAGTAAAGCTGGAGGGATAATAACTTTGAAAGATCTGCAAAGTTATAGAGTTAAGGTTAGCAAACCTTTGTCAGCAAACATTCTTGGATACGAACTACTCGGTATGCCTCCTCCTTCATCCGGTGGCGCTGCAATGATGCTT GTTTTGAACATTCTTTCTCAATATGGGATTCCATCAGGTGTTTCTGGCTCTCTAGGTGTTCATCGACTAATCGAAGCACTGAAACACGCTTTCGCGGTTAGGATGAACCTTGGGGATCCAGACTTCGTAGATGTTACTAAGGTTGTTTCAGATATGTTGTCTCCAGAATTTGCaaaagacttgaagaagaagataaacgATGATAAAACCTTTGATCCAAAATATTATGGCGGCAT TTGGAATCAAATCAATGATCACGGGACAAGCCATTTATCGATCATAGATCGTGAGAGGAACGCTGTTTCGATGACTAGTACAATAAATGGTTACTTTGGGGCAGTGATGTTATCTCCGAGCACTGGAATCGTTCTAAACAACGAGATGGATGATTTCTCCATCCCTACGAAATCCACCGGTAACCTAAATGTGCCGCCACCGGCACCAGTTAACTTCATCCGACCAGGGAAACGACCATTGTCTTCAATGTCACCCACCATTGTACTCAAG GACGGTAAAGTGAAAGCTGCGGTGGGTGCGAGCGGTGGAGCGAACATCATCGCCGGGACAATAGAAGTTTTCTTGAATCATTTTTTCCTCAACATGGATCCTCTTTCTTCCGTTTTGGCTCCAAGAATCTACCATCAG CTGATACCAAACAGAGTTTCGTTTGAAAATTGGACGACAGTGTTCAGTGATCATTTCGAGGTTCCTAAAGAGACAAGAGTTGTGTTGGAAAAGAAAGGTCATGTTCTAACGCCAATCGCCGGAGGGACGATTGCTCAGTTCATTGTTCAAGAATCCGATGGAAATGCTGGCGGAATGAGTAAGCTTGTGGCAGTTAGTGATCCAAGGAAAGGAGGGTTCCCCTCTGGATAttga